One part of the Lycium ferocissimum isolate CSIRO_LF1 chromosome 8, AGI_CSIRO_Lferr_CH_V1, whole genome shotgun sequence genome encodes these proteins:
- the LOC132065983 gene encoding uncharacterized protein LOC132065983, producing MAPAELRELKEQLQDLLSKGFIHPSVSPWGAPMLFIKEKDGAMWMWIDYRQLNMVIILNKYSIPCMDDLFDLLLADALSRNAVSMGSLARLVVEERPLVMEVKTLGNNFVRLDISEPGRILACVELRSSLLEQIKVQQYDDAKLCKIHDKVLSGEATETIIDSEGVLRIKGHICIPHVGGLIRLILEEAHSSRYYIHPGATKMYRDLRQHY from the exons ATGGCTCCagccgagttgagagagttaaAGGAACAGTTGCAGGATCTGTTAAGCAAAGGGTTCATTCATCCTAGTgtttccccttggggtgctcccatGCTATTCATAAAGGAGAAAGATGGTGCTATGTGGATGTGGAtcgattatcggcaattgaacaTGGTCATTATTCTGAATAAGTATTCGATACCCTGTAtggatgacttatttgatctaCTTCTGG ctgatgcgtTGAGTCGAAATgcggtgagtatgggtagcttagCTCGTTTGGTTGTTGAGGAGCGTCCTTTAGTCATGGAGGTCAAGACTCTTGGTAACAACTTTGTGAGATTGGATATTTCAGAACCTGGGAGGATTCTAGCTTGTGTTGAGTTGAGGTCGTCTCTTTTGGAGCAGATCAAGGTACAACAGTATGATGATGCGAAGTTGTGCAAGATTCACGATAAGGTATTGAGTGGTGAGGCCACGGAAACCATTATTGATAGTGAGGGTGtcttgaggattaaggggcatATTTGCATTCCCCATGTAGGTGGATTGATTCGTTTGATATTGGAGGAGGCTCATAGTTCCAGATATTATATACATCCaggtgcaacaaagatgtatcgtgatttgaggcagcatTATTGA